A region from the Alnus glutinosa chromosome 5, dhAlnGlut1.1, whole genome shotgun sequence genome encodes:
- the LOC133869521 gene encoding cytochrome P450 71D8-like isoform X2 codes for MMFLQYSWALTTFLLFLSLVWLLRLFKRSKGQKLPPGPWKLPLIGNLHNFVGSSLPHRALRELARKYGPLMHLQLGEVSALVVSSPKMASKFMKTHDLAFASRPLFLAPKIMTYGGSDIDFSPYCDYWRQMRKVCVLELLSAKRVQSFSSLREEEVHNLIESIHSSSGSPIDLSQHIFTSTTTILCRAAFGSKYKDQDAFLSLTKETTSLASGFELADLFPSQKIVHLISGTKAKLEKIHGKIDKILENIIHEHKENQKSASTEQEDLVDVLLGLQKSGTLEFPITTNNIKGVILDIFTGGADTSSTTIAWAMSEMMRSPRVLEKAQAEIRQAFKGKEQIHEKDIQNLSYFKSVIKETLRLHPPAVLLMPRECREACEIDGYKIPVKTQVIINAWRMCPAVLFGLANVELPLAQLLYQFDWKLPGGMKSDDLDMIEAFGGVVARKNNLHLIPTSFSTSLSL; via the exons ATGATGTTTCTCCAATATTCCTGGGCACTCACCACTTTccttcttttcctctctttggTTTGGCTGTTAAGGCTATTTAAAAGATCCAAAGGTCAAAAATTGCCCCCAGGGCCATGGAAGTTACCTCTTATAGGAAACTTGCACAACTTTGTAGGATCATCTCTACCACACCGTGCTCTAAGAGAACTAGCCAGGAAATATGGACCTCTCATGCACCTTCAACTGGGTGAAGTTTCTGCACTTGTGGTATCATCCCCCAAGATGGCCAGCAAGTTCATGAAGACGCATGACCTTGCCTTTGCGTCGAGGCCACTATTTCTCGCCCCTAAAATTATGACCTACGGTGGCTCAGACATTGACTTTTCTCCATACTGTGATTACTGGAGGCAAATGAGAAAAGTCTGCGTGCTGGAACTCTTAAGTGCCAAGAGGGTCCaatccttctcttctcttcgaGAAGAAGAAGTTCATAATCTCATTGAGTCCATCCACTCATCTTCAGGATCTCCAATCGATTTAAGTCAACATATTTTCACTTCGACGACTACTATTTTATGTAGAGCAGCATTTGGTAGCAAATACAAAGACCAAGATGCATTTCTGTCATTGACCAAGGAAACTACTTCCTTGGCAAGTGGGTTTGAGTTGGCTGATTTGTTCCCTTCACAGAAAATTGTTCATTTGATTAGTGGGACGAAAGCTAAGCTAGAGAAGATTCATGGGAAGATTGACAAGATCTTGGAGAACATCATCCATGAGCACAAGGAGAACCAGAAGAGTGCATCAACAGAGCAGGAAGATCTTGTTGACGTCCTTTTAGGCCTTCAGAAAAGTGGTACACTTGAGTTCCCAATCACAACCAACAACATCAAGGGCGTCATTTTG gACATATTTACTGGAGGAGCAGACACTTCATCAACCACAATAGCGTGGGCTATGTCAGAAATGATGAGAAGCCCTAGAGTGCTCGAGAAGGCACAAGCTGAGATAAGACAAGCCTTCAAAGGAAAGGAACAAATCCATGAAAAAGACATTCAGAATCTAAGTTACTTTAAGTCAGTGATCAAAGAAACTCTAAGGTTACACCCTCCTGCTGTTTTGTTAATGCCAAGAGAATGTAGAGAGGCATGCGAAATTGATGGATATAAGATACCCGTCAAAACCCAAGTCATCATAAATGCATG GAGGATGTGCCCAGCAGTATTATTTGGTTTAGCCAACGTAGAACTTCCTCTTGCTCAACTGCTATACCAATTTGATTGGAAACTACCGGGCGGGATGAAATCAGATGATCTGGACATGATTGAAGCCTTTGGTGGTGTTGTCGCAAGGAAAAACAACTTGCATTTGATTCCTACTTCTTTTAGTACTTCACTTTCCCTTTGA
- the LOC133869521 gene encoding cytochrome P450 71D8-like isoform X1 codes for MMFLQYSWALTTFLLFLSLVWLLRLFKRSKGQKLPPGPWKLPLIGNLHNFVGSSLPHRALRELARKYGPLMHLQLGEVSALVVSSPKMASKFMKTHDLAFASRPLFLAPKIMTYGGSDIDFSPYCDYWRQMRKVCVLELLSAKRVQSFSSLREEEVHNLIESIHSSSGSPIDLSQHIFTSTTTILCRAAFGSKYKDQDAFLSLTKETTSLASGFELADLFPSQKIVHLISGTKAKLEKIHGKIDKILENIIHEHKENQKSASTEQEDLVDVLLGLQKSGTLEFPITTNNIKGVILDIFTGGADTSSTTIAWAMSEMMRSPRVLEKAQAEIRQAFKGKEQIHEKDIQNLSYFKSVIKETLRLHPPAVLLMPRECREACEIDGYKIPVKTQVIINAWYIGRDPAYWHDAESFIPERFDSSSIDYKGTNFEYIPFGAGRRMCPAVLFGLANVELPLAQLLYQFDWKLPGGMKSDDLDMIEAFGGVVARKNNLHLIPTSFSTSLSL; via the exons ATGATGTTTCTCCAATATTCCTGGGCACTCACCACTTTccttcttttcctctctttggTTTGGCTGTTAAGGCTATTTAAAAGATCCAAAGGTCAAAAATTGCCCCCAGGGCCATGGAAGTTACCTCTTATAGGAAACTTGCACAACTTTGTAGGATCATCTCTACCACACCGTGCTCTAAGAGAACTAGCCAGGAAATATGGACCTCTCATGCACCTTCAACTGGGTGAAGTTTCTGCACTTGTGGTATCATCCCCCAAGATGGCCAGCAAGTTCATGAAGACGCATGACCTTGCCTTTGCGTCGAGGCCACTATTTCTCGCCCCTAAAATTATGACCTACGGTGGCTCAGACATTGACTTTTCTCCATACTGTGATTACTGGAGGCAAATGAGAAAAGTCTGCGTGCTGGAACTCTTAAGTGCCAAGAGGGTCCaatccttctcttctcttcgaGAAGAAGAAGTTCATAATCTCATTGAGTCCATCCACTCATCTTCAGGATCTCCAATCGATTTAAGTCAACATATTTTCACTTCGACGACTACTATTTTATGTAGAGCAGCATTTGGTAGCAAATACAAAGACCAAGATGCATTTCTGTCATTGACCAAGGAAACTACTTCCTTGGCAAGTGGGTTTGAGTTGGCTGATTTGTTCCCTTCACAGAAAATTGTTCATTTGATTAGTGGGACGAAAGCTAAGCTAGAGAAGATTCATGGGAAGATTGACAAGATCTTGGAGAACATCATCCATGAGCACAAGGAGAACCAGAAGAGTGCATCAACAGAGCAGGAAGATCTTGTTGACGTCCTTTTAGGCCTTCAGAAAAGTGGTACACTTGAGTTCCCAATCACAACCAACAACATCAAGGGCGTCATTTTG gACATATTTACTGGAGGAGCAGACACTTCATCAACCACAATAGCGTGGGCTATGTCAGAAATGATGAGAAGCCCTAGAGTGCTCGAGAAGGCACAAGCTGAGATAAGACAAGCCTTCAAAGGAAAGGAACAAATCCATGAAAAAGACATTCAGAATCTAAGTTACTTTAAGTCAGTGATCAAAGAAACTCTAAGGTTACACCCTCCTGCTGTTTTGTTAATGCCAAGAGAATGTAGAGAGGCATGCGAAATTGATGGATATAAGATACCCGTCAAAACCCAAGTCATCATAAATGCATGGTACATTGGAAGAGATCCAGCATATTGGCATGATGCAGAGAGTTTTATACCAGAGAGGTTTGATAGTAGTTCAATTGATTATAAAGGGACTAACTTTGAATATATCCCTTTTGGGGCAGGAAGGAGGATGTGCCCAGCAGTATTATTTGGTTTAGCCAACGTAGAACTTCCTCTTGCTCAACTGCTATACCAATTTGATTGGAAACTACCGGGCGGGATGAAATCAGATGATCTGGACATGATTGAAGCCTTTGGTGGTGTTGTCGCAAGGAAAAACAACTTGCATTTGATTCCTACTTCTTTTAGTACTTCACTTTCCCTTTGA
- the LOC133869385 gene encoding uncharacterized protein LOC133869385, with amino-acid sequence MASLRPHSRYSSYEARSSASSSHFSDLSSSTEFQSPAPAAYSSSSRALVKSKPSDLARTKSKPSKNPGLSTMVKKFMEKKSSEKPKAVNRATLVIPSDALAENLKKTARKGTSFSGLQKKLFGKGTMAFEEENKKKEVKALTEVKGNARTLAMVLRSERELLVLNKEQEMEIAELKRLLEEKNTEAEKLKDLCLKQREEIKALKSAILFPDVMNSQLHELLDKQGSELKQAKQLIPTLQRQVTSLTGQLQCLAEDLAEVKADKHSARGRFQWNGSSPRTPTYDHEQALNSLEFSSGDPTTPGSPDDMLLKDLNPCLTPFCAKTRSKEFEAMGYDSPDDEIPFKNNMGIGFDSRIRKMSRSSDCFQNANTGSTVARAARRSDETKCTYGKQMHHNFF; translated from the exons ATGGCGTCCCTCAGGCCCCACTCGCGCTACAGCTCGTATGAAGCACGCTCCTCAGCTTCCTCCTCGCATTTCTCCGACCTGTCCTCGTCCACGGAGTTTCAATCACCTGCACCGGCGGCGTACTCCTCGTCCTCCCGTGCGCTTGTAAAGTCAAAGCCGTCTGATCTCGCTCGGACCAAATCCAAGCCGTCGAAGAACCCGGGCTTATCCACAATGGTGAAGAAGTTCATGGAAAAGAAGTCGTCTGAGAAGCCGAAGGCGGTGAATCGGGCAACGCTGGTGATTCCGTCGGACGCGCTCGCCGAGAACCTGAAAAAGACGGCGAGGAAGGGGACGAGCTTCAGTGGGCTGCAAAAGAAGCTGTTTGGGAAGGGAACGATGGCGTTTGAGGAGGAAAATAAGAAGAAGGAGGTCAAGGCGTTGACGGAGGTGAAGGGGAACGCGAGGACGTTGGCGATGGTGCTAAGGAGCGAGAGAGAGCTTCTAGTTCTCAACAAGGAGCAAGAGATGGAGATTGCTGAGCTCAAGCGCTTGCTTGAGGAGAAGAACACTGAG GCTGAGAAGTTGAAGGATTTGTGCTTGAAGCAAAGGGAAGAAATCAAGGCATTGAAGAGTGCGATACTATTCCCTGATGTTATGAATTCTCAGCTTCATGAGCTTTTAGATAAGCAAGGGTCGGAGTTGAAACAAGCGAAACAACTCATCCCTACTCTCCAAAGGCAGGTCACTTCTCTTACAGGCCAGCTACAATGCCTTGCAGAGGATCTTGCTGAG GTGAAGGCAGATAAACATTCAGCGAGAGGGCGTTTCCAATGGAATGGCAGTTCTCCAAGGACACCAACATATGATCACGAACAGGCTTTAAATTCTTTG GAATTCAGCTCTGGTGATCCAACAACCCCTGGTAGTCCAGATGACATGTTACTCAAGGATTTAAATCCATGCTTAACGCCCTTTTGTGCCAAGACAAGGTCCAAG GAATTTGAGGCAATGGGGTACGATTCTCCAGATGATGAAATCCCATTCAAAAACAATATGGGGATTGGTTTTGACTCTCGTATAAGGAAGATGTCCAGAAGTTCTGATTGTTTCCAGAATGCCAACACAGGGAGCACAGTGGCCCGAGCAGCTCGTAGATCGGATGAAACCAAATGCACATATGGAAAGCAAATGCACCACAATTTTTTCTAG
- the LOC133869804 gene encoding protein NAR1 translates to MSEKFSATLRIGDLSDFIAPSQACIVSLKGLKTNPTKPDKAEVSTSNKQLQTDPVKISLKDCLACSGCVTSAETVMLEKQSLDEFLANVNKGKVVIVSLSPQSRASIAVHFGISPLQVFKKLTTFFKSLGVKAVFDTSCSRDLTLIESCNEFIMRYKQSQLTDNERFESSLPMISSACPGWICYAEKQLGSYILPYISSVKSPQQTIGSIVKHHVCQEWDVRPDEVYHVTVMPCYDKKLEAAREDFEFQVESQVETHENGLRITEVDSVLTSGEVLELIQLKGVDFKALEESSLDRMLTNVNEEGHLYGVHGSSGGYAETIFRYAAKTLFGREMEGPLEFRTIRNSDFQEVTLEVEGKTVLKFSLCYGFRNLQNVVRRIKSGKCDYHFLEIMACPAGCLNGGGQIKPKPGQSPKELIQLLEAVYMENVMVADPFKNPVVKSLYDDWLEKPGSEKAKRLMHTEYHPVVKSITSQLHNW, encoded by the exons ATGTCAGAGAAATTCTCGGCGACGCTTCGGATCGGAGATCTGAGCGATTTCATAGCGCCGTCACAGGCGTGTATAGTGTCTCTCAAGGGGCTCAAAACTAACCCTACCAAACCCGATAAAGCTGAG GTTTCAACTTCTAACAAGCAATTGCAAACAGACCCAGTTAAAATTTCACTCAAGGACTGCTTAGCATGCAG TGGGTGCGTAACATCAGCCGAGACGGTTATGCTGGAGAAGCAAAGTTTGGATGAGTTTCTTGCTAATGTTAATAAAGGGAAGGTTGTCATTGTTTCGCTCTCTCCCCAGTCAAGAGCATCCATTGCAGTTCATTTTGGCATCTCTCCACTACAG GTTTTCAAGAAACTGACAACATTTTTTAAGTCCTTGGGAGTAAAGGCAGTCTTTGATACAAGTTGCAGCAGAGACTTAACTCTTATTGAATCTTGTAATGAATTCATCATGAGGTACAAACAAAGCCAATTGACGGATAATGAAAGATTTGAATCGTCTCTACCCATGATCTCCTCAGCATGTCCAG GTTGGATATGTTATGCTGAGAAACAACTTGGATCCTATATTCTGCCTTATATTTCTTCAGTGAAGAGCCCCCAGCAGACAATTGGATCTATTGTTAAGCATCATGTATGCCAAGAATGGGATGTTAG GCCAGATGAGGTTTACCACGTAACTGTAATGCCTTGTTATGATAAAAAGCTTGAGGCTGCCAGGGAGGACTTTGAATTTCAAGTGGAATCTCAAGTTGAAACTCATGAAAATGGTCTCAGGATTACAGAGGTAGACTCTGTGTTAACGTCGGGGGAGGTTTTAGAATTGATACAG TTAAAAGGAGTGGATTTTAAAGCCTTAGAGGAGTCCTCACTAGACAGAAT GTTGACAAATGTTAATGAAGAAGGGCATCTTTATGGGGTACATGGAAGCTCTGGAGGTTATGCCGAAACAATTTTTCGATATGCTGCTAAAACACTCTTTGGAAGAGAAATGGAAGGACCTCTCGAGTTCAGAACTATTAGAAATTCAGATTTCCAAGAAGTGACTTTGGAA GTCGAGGGGAAAActgttttgaaattttcattgtGTTATGGCTTCCGGAACCTGCAAAATGTTGTCAGGAGAATTAAAAGTGGAAAATGTGATTACCATTTCCTGGAGATCATGGCATGCCCTgcag GTTGCTTGAATGGTGGAGGTCAAATCAAGCCAAAGCCTGGCCAATCTCCAAAGGAGTTGATTCAATTATTAGAAGCTGTTTATATGGAAAAT GTTATGGTAGCTGATCCTTTCAAGAACCCCGTCGTGAAAAGCTTATATGATGATTGGCTTGAGAAACCTGGCTCGGAGAAAGCTAAGAGACTCATGCACACAGAATACCATCCCGTGGTAAAAAGCATTACTTCTCAGTTGCACAATTGGTAA